The Amaranthus tricolor cultivar Red isolate AtriRed21 chromosome 6, ASM2621246v1, whole genome shotgun sequence genome has a segment encoding these proteins:
- the LOC130815155 gene encoding deoxyhypusine synthase isoform X2, whose product MLNWRLANEIITEDCSEEEKDPVFRESVRCKVFLGFTSNLTSSGVRETIRYLVQHHMVDVVVTTAGGVEEDLVKCLAPTFKGDFSLPGAQLRSKGLNRIGNLLVPNENYCKFEDWIIPIFDKMLEEQTTEKIIWTPSKVIARLGKEINDESSYLYWAYKNDIPVFCPGLTDGSLGDMLYFHSFRNPGLIIDIIQDIRAMNGEAVHATPRKTGMIILGGGLPKHHICNANMMRNGADYAVFINTAQEFDGSDSGARPDEAISWGKIRGSAKTVKVHCDATIAFPLLVAETFATKREKEREAIAKADIEGRS is encoded by the exons ATG CTAAATTGGCGACTGGCAAACGAGATAATTACTGAAGATTGCAGTGAGGAAGAGAAAGATCCTGTGTTTAGGGAATCTGTAAGATGCAAAGTGTTCTTAGGTTTTACCTCAAATCTAACCTCTTCCGGTGTTCGTGAAACTATTCGATATCTGGTTCAGCATCATATG GTTGATGTTGTTGTAACAACTGCTGGTGGTGTAGAAGAGGATCTTGTTAAATGCCTGGCTCCTACATTCAAAGGTGATTTTTCTTTACCTGGAGCTCAGTTGCGCTCCAAAGGATTGAATCGTATTGGTAATTTATTGGTTCCAAATGAGAACTACTGCAAATTTGAGGATTGGATCATTCCCATTTTTGATAAAATGTTGGAAGAGCAAACTACAGAG AAGATCATATGGACACCATCCAAAGTGATTGCTCGTTTGGGAAAAGAAATAAATGATGAGAGTTCATACCTTTATTGGGCCTACAAG AATGATATTCCAGTATTCTGCCCGGGTTTAACAGACGGATCTCTCGGAGACATGTTGTATTTTCATTCATTTCGAAATCCTGGTTTAATTATCGACATTATTCAAG ATATCCGAGCTATGAATGGGGAGGCTGTTCATGCGACTCCTAGGAAGACTGGCATGATAATTCTTGGTGGAGGATTGCCAAAGCACCACATTTGCAATGCAAATATGATGCGTAATGGGGCTGATTATGCAGTATTCATTAATACTGCCCAGGAGTTTGATGGTAGTGATTCTGGTGCTCGTCCTGATGAGGCTATATCCTGGGGGAAAATTCGAGGTTCTGCTAAAACCGTTAAG GTACATTGTGATGCTACCATCGCTTTCCCTTTATTAGTCGCAGAGACGTTTGCTACcaaaagagagaaagagagagaagcTATCGCAAAGGCTGATATAGAAGGAAGATCTTGA
- the LOC130815194 gene encoding uncharacterized protein LOC130815194 yields MMAQQVSNVLCILYTQELVDGKPVYVSSNGLPIKESRFEPAGHAFHVAALRLTGYSEEDSDRDDQSVSSDKEQTYAPSFDSYSGKSKKKSAADGKQQDHYALLGLAHLRYLATEDQIKKSYRDVALKYHPDKQAALLLAEKSEAAKQVKKEEIENHFKAIQEAYELLIDPQRRRIYDSTDEFDDEIPTDCAPQNFFKVFGPAFMRNSRWSVTQPAPSLGDDDTPLDEVDRFYNFWYSFKSWREFPHADEFDLEQAESRDHKRWMERQNAKLSEKARKEEYVRIRTLIDNAYKRDPRIVRRKELEKAEKQRKKQAKFLAKKLQEEEAARAAEEEKRKKEEEEKKAAEVALLNKKAKEKEKKLLRKERSRLRSLTAEVASKHEFDISGDDIETLCMSLDMERLKNLCDKIEGKDKEEQDKLLKDSLHGRVNSEPGHKAEEKNSQQSGAVKSNGNMTLNGHKKKEKPWGREEIDLLRKGMQKFPKGTSRRWEVISEYIGTGRSVEEILKATKTVLLQKPDGSKAFDSFLEKRKPAAFIVSPISTREEVLGVLTGNGPDVCSTSTADFTNVSSSSISHEESASATTDSPDASMSDQDVWSPVQERALVQALKTFPKETPQRWERVAAAVPGKTVNQCKKKFTSLKEILRNKKNAS; encoded by the coding sequence ATGATGGCCCAGCAAGTGAGTAATGTTTTATGTATATTGTACACACAAGAACTTGTAGATGGAAAGCCTGTCTATGTTTCGTCAAATGGTCTCCCTATCAAGGAGTCAAGGTTTGAACCTGCTGGCCATGCTTTCCATGTTGCTGCTCTCCGGCTTACTGGGTACTCTGAAGAGGATTCAGACAGGGATGATCAGAGTGTATCAAGTGATAAAGAACAGACTTATGCTCCTTCTTTTGATTCTTATAGTGGTAAGAGTAAGAAGAAATCTGCAGCTGATGGTAAGCAGCAAGATCATTATGCATTACTGGGTTTGGCACATTTGAGATATCTTGCGACTGAGGACCAAATAAAGAAAAGTTACCGTGATGTTGCTTTAAAGTATCATCCTGACAAACAAGCTGCACTACTCCTGGCAGAAAAGAGTGAAGCTGCAAAGCAAGTCAAgaaagaagaaattgaaaaccATTTCAAGGCCATTCAAGAAGCTTATGAACTGTTAATTGACCCTCAGCGACGAAGAATTTATGATTCAACTGATGAATTTGATGACGAGATCCCTACAGACTGCGCACCGCAGAACTTTTTCAAAGTTTTCGGTCCTGCTTTTATGAGGAATAGTCGTTGGTCTGTTACCCAACCTGCGCCTTCATTGGGAGATGATGACACTCCTTTAGATGAGGTTGATAGATTCTATAATTTTTGGTATTCCTTCAAAAGCTGGAGAGAATTTCCACATGCAGATGAATTTGACCTTGAGCAAGCAGAATCTCGTGATCACAAGAGATGGATGGAACGACAGAATGCAAAGCTTAGTGAGAAAGCCAGAAAAGAAGAGTACGTCCGCATACGTACTCTTATTGACAATGCCTATAAAAGAGATCCCAGGATTGTAAGGAGGAAGGAATTGGAGAAAGCTGAAAAGCAACGGAAGAAACAAGCGAAATTCTTGGCTAAGAAGCTGCAAGAGGAAGAAGCTGCTAGAGCTGCTGAAGAGGAGAAGCGTAagaaagaagaggaagaaaaaaAAGCTGCTGAAGTTGCTTTGCTTAACAAGAAGGCtaaagagaaggagaagaaacTCTTACGCAAAGAACGGAGTCGTCTTCGGTCACTTACTGCTGAAGTTGCATCTAAGCATGAGTTTGACATATCTGGGGATGATATAGAAACACTTTGTATGTCACTTGACATGGAGCGACTCAAGAATCTGTGTGACAAGATAGAGGGGAAAGATAAAGAAGAACAAGATAAACTTCTCAAAGACTCTTTACATGGTCGAGTTAACTCAGAACCTGGGCATAAAGCTGAGGAGAAGAATTCTCAGCAAAGTGGAGCAGTAAAATCTAATGGAAACATGACATTGAATGGCCacaaaaagaaagagaaacctTGGGGTAGGGAAGAAATTGACTTGTTGAGAAAAGGTATGCAGAAATTTCCAAAAGGGACATCACGTAGGTGGGAGGTTATATCTGAGTATATAGGGACCGGAAGATCGGTTGAAGAGATTCTGAAAGCAACAAAAACTGTTCTTCTCCAGAAACCAGATGGTTCTAAGGCATTTGATTCATTCCTCGAAAAAAGGAAACCAGCTGCATTTATTGTGTCACCAATTAGTACAAGAGAAGAAGTTCTAGGTGTTCTAACTGGGAATGGTCCTGATGTTTGTTCAACGAGTACAGCAGATTTTACGAATGTTTCGTCGAGCTCCATCAGCCACGAAGAATCAGCAAGTGCAACCACAGATAGCCCTGATGCTTCAATGTCTGATCAGGATGTGTGGTCTCCTGTTCAAGAAAGAGCTCTTGTTCAGGCTCTAAAAACCTTTCCCAAGGAAACACCTCAGCGTTGGGAGCGTGTTGCGGCAGCTGTCCCAGGAAAAACTGTGAACCAATGCAAGAAGAAATTTACTTCACTCAAGGAGATTTTGCGAAACAAGAAAAATGCTAGTTAG
- the LOC130815155 gene encoding deoxyhypusine synthase isoform X1 — protein sequence MENDIMASVRSVVFKESETLEGKCIKIEGYDFNQGVNYPKLLKSFISTGFQASNLGEAIDVVNEMLNWRLANEIITEDCSEEEKDPVFRESVRCKVFLGFTSNLTSSGVRETIRYLVQHHMVDVVVTTAGGVEEDLVKCLAPTFKGDFSLPGAQLRSKGLNRIGNLLVPNENYCKFEDWIIPIFDKMLEEQTTEKIIWTPSKVIARLGKEINDESSYLYWAYKNDIPVFCPGLTDGSLGDMLYFHSFRNPGLIIDIIQDIRAMNGEAVHATPRKTGMIILGGGLPKHHICNANMMRNGADYAVFINTAQEFDGSDSGARPDEAISWGKIRGSAKTVKVHCDATIAFPLLVAETFATKREKEREAIAKADIEGRS from the exons ATGGAGAATGATATTATGGCATCAGTTCGCTCTGTAGTGTTCAAAGAGTCAGAAACCCTCGAAGGAAAATGCATTAAGATTGAGGGTTATGACTTTAATCAAGGAGTAAACTATCCCAAGCTTTTGAAATCATTTATCTCTACAGGTTTTCAAGCATCTAATCTCGGAGAAGCTATTGATGTTGTAAATGAAATG CTAAATTGGCGACTGGCAAACGAGATAATTACTGAAGATTGCAGTGAGGAAGAGAAAGATCCTGTGTTTAGGGAATCTGTAAGATGCAAAGTGTTCTTAGGTTTTACCTCAAATCTAACCTCTTCCGGTGTTCGTGAAACTATTCGATATCTGGTTCAGCATCATATG GTTGATGTTGTTGTAACAACTGCTGGTGGTGTAGAAGAGGATCTTGTTAAATGCCTGGCTCCTACATTCAAAGGTGATTTTTCTTTACCTGGAGCTCAGTTGCGCTCCAAAGGATTGAATCGTATTGGTAATTTATTGGTTCCAAATGAGAACTACTGCAAATTTGAGGATTGGATCATTCCCATTTTTGATAAAATGTTGGAAGAGCAAACTACAGAG AAGATCATATGGACACCATCCAAAGTGATTGCTCGTTTGGGAAAAGAAATAAATGATGAGAGTTCATACCTTTATTGGGCCTACAAG AATGATATTCCAGTATTCTGCCCGGGTTTAACAGACGGATCTCTCGGAGACATGTTGTATTTTCATTCATTTCGAAATCCTGGTTTAATTATCGACATTATTCAAG ATATCCGAGCTATGAATGGGGAGGCTGTTCATGCGACTCCTAGGAAGACTGGCATGATAATTCTTGGTGGAGGATTGCCAAAGCACCACATTTGCAATGCAAATATGATGCGTAATGGGGCTGATTATGCAGTATTCATTAATACTGCCCAGGAGTTTGATGGTAGTGATTCTGGTGCTCGTCCTGATGAGGCTATATCCTGGGGGAAAATTCGAGGTTCTGCTAAAACCGTTAAG GTACATTGTGATGCTACCATCGCTTTCCCTTTATTAGTCGCAGAGACGTTTGCTACcaaaagagagaaagagagagaagcTATCGCAAAGGCTGATATAGAAGGAAGATCTTGA
- the LOC130815686 gene encoding uncharacterized protein LOC130815686 produces MGNSRRSKINKRVESEGGNNMKRVKLNQYSRRRKHEDKGVREIKKHKVCSFGVKPRVLDDLIKFDIFVPLMFKDMIKQALRLYMVVDIVALYVGMIYGHNVPNGANSTGLTSKFSCLESFMSYFRSKERGSGGQRKQYLELRVGTWNIGTLEAKSLELANELYKYRIHVACVQKTRWKGQKAKGIKGYKLWIILVRIVVGEKIISIVSAYGPQVGLDEQVKCEFWDNLGDLLRTIPDDKKVYLGGDFNGHIGRDADNNNSVHGGFGLGERDAHPTQNFSTGFQDEEENRREEGRDQGQIMWGRLKGDMATTLSTKISLVGFPRQSEDADEMWMKMGKTIRKVAIETLGVSLEEDRIEKRVSYKEAKRAAKKAVTEEKTMVMRISIGSLILKRGKSRFLSWGPKEEDKLLSDVQRPLEDGSASVITTREVGEALKKTGRTKAVGPDNIPIEVWRGLGEEGIRWLTNLFNTILKTHRMPEGWRNNTFIPLFKNKGDAQVCGNYRGIKLLSHTMKLWERVIERQIRQEAVIRENQFDFMPRRSTLEAIHVLRRMMEKYRERKKDLHMVFINLEKA; encoded by the exons ATGGGAAATTCAAGAAGATCAAAGATTAATAAACGAGTTGAAAGTGAAGGAGGTAACAATATGAAAAGAGTGAAACTTAACCAGTATTCGAGAAGAAGAAAACATGAG GATAAAGGTGTGCGGGAAATCAAAAAGCACAAG GTTTGTTCTTTTGGAGTGAAACCTAGAGTGTTGGATGACTTGATTAAATTTGACATTTTTGTACCACTTATGTTTAAGGATATGATTAAGCAA GCATTGAGGCTTTATATGGTTGTTGATATCGTAgccctgtatgttgggatgattta TGGGCATAATGTGCCAAATGGAGCCAACTCGACAGGATTGACTAGCAAATTTTCATGTTTAGAGTCTTTTATGTCCTACTTTCG GTCCAAGGAGAGGGGGTCAGGGGGACAACGTAAACAGTATCTAGAACTTAGAGTGGGGACTTGGAACATAGGAACTCTAGAAGCCAAGTCGTTGGAGTTGGCCAATGAGCTCTATAAATACAGGATCCATGTAGCGTGTGTTCAAAAGACTAGGTGGAAGGGGCAAAAAGCAAAAGGTATAAAAGGATATAAGTTGTG GATCATTCTAGTTAGGATAGTAGTGGGGGAAAAGATCATATCAATTGTCAGTGCGTACGGGCCCCAAGTTGGTCTCGACGAGCAGGTGAAGTGCGAGTTCTGGGATAACCTAGGAGACCTCTTGAGAACTATCCCAGATGACAAGAAAGTTTACTTAGGAGGAGACTTTAACGGACATATAGGTAGAGATGCAGACAATAATAACTCGGTACACGGTGGATTTGGTCTGGGGGAAAG AGATGCCCACCCAACACAAAATTTTAGTACTGGTTTTcaagatgaggaagaaaatcGTAGAGAAGAAGGTCGAGACCAGGGACAGATCATGTGGGGGAGACTTAAAGGGGATATGGCCACAACCCTGTCAACCAAGATAAGTTTAGTGGGCTTTCCAAGACAGTCAGAGGATGCAGATGAAATGTGGATGAAAATGGGGAAAACCATTAGAAAAGTGGCAATAGAGACCTTAGGGGTGTCGTTGG AGGAGGATAGGATAGAAAAGAGAGTgagctataaagaagcaaagcgGGCGGCAAAGAAAGCGGTAACGGAGGAAAAAACCATGGTTATGAGAATTTCTATTGGAAGCTTGATACTAAAGAGGGGGAAAAgcagatttttaagttg GGGGCCAAAGGAGGAGGATAAGCTTTTGTCTGACGTCCAAAGACCACTGGAAGATGGGTCAGCGAGTGTTATTACCACAAGagaagtaggagaagctctcaaaaagacgGGGAGAACGAAGGCAGTCGGGCCAGATAACAtcccgattgaggtgtggaggggtctaggagaagagggcattcGTTGGCTGACGAACCTCTTTAATACGATCCTGAAGACACATAGGATGCCAGAAGGATGGAGGAACAACACATTCATACCTCTGTTTAAAAACAAAGGCGATGCACAAGTATGTGGGAAttatagaggtatcaaactttTAAGCCACActatgaaattgtgggaaagggTGATAGAGAGGCAAATTAGACAGGAAGcggtgattagagagaaccaattcgattt
- the LOC130815392 gene encoding caffeoyl-CoA O-methyltransferase-like, which yields MEIIGDMKQIMKTTGLLQSEELHNYILETSVYPREAELLKELREATENHPKSYMAGAPMAGQMLEFLLKDKNAKKTIEVGVFTGYSLLLTALTIPNDGKITAIDIDREAYEIGLPFIKKAGVEGKINFIESNALLALDNLLLNEENENSFDFAFVDADKTNYMNYHERLMKLIKVGGVIAYDNTLWGGTVAMSEIKVPHSMKKNRQAIIQFNYFLAAHSRIHIAHLPLGDGITFCRRIY from the exons atggaGATCATCGGAGACATGAAGCAAATCATGAAGACTACAGGATTATTGCAAAGTGAAGAGTTGCACAAC TACATTTTAGAAACTAGTGTTTATCCAAGAGAGGCTGAACTTTTAAAGGAGCTAAGGGAAGCCACTGAAAATCATCCCaa GTCTTATATGGCAGGAGCACCAATGGCTGGACAAATGCTTGAATTCTTATTGAAAgacaaaaatgccaaaaagacAATTGAAGTAGGAGTGTTTACTGGATACTCACTCTTGCTAACTGCACTTACAATCCCAAATGATGGCAAG ATTACCGCGATTGATATTGATAGGGAGGCCTATGAAATTGGTTTGCCATTCATCAAAAAAGCTGGCGTTGAAGGGaagattaattttattgaatCAAATGCTCTACTAGCTCTTGACAATCTCCTACTCAAT GAAGAAAATGAGAATAGCTTTGACTTTGCATTCGTGGATGCGGACAAGACAAACTACATGAATTATCACGAGAGATTAATGAAATTAATCAAGGTTGGTGGTGTGATCGCATATGACAACACACTTTGGGGAGGAACAGTGGCCATGTCTGAAATAAAAGTACCTCACTCCATGAAAAAGAATCGCCAAGCTATTATCCAATTTAATTACTTCTTGGCTGCTCATTCTCGCATTCATATTGCTCATCTTCCTCTTGGTGATGGCATTACCTTTTGTAGGCGTAtctattga
- the LOC130815283 gene encoding peroxiredoxin-2F, mitochondrial, protein MASRPIKLSSMLKPLIGELKFAASRAFASISVGSDIVSSAPNVSLAKARTYDEGVSSKFATTPLQDIFKGKKVVIFGLPGAFTGVCSAQHVPSYKSNIDKFKAKGIESVVCVSVNDPYVMHGWAEKLEAKEAIEFYGDFDASFHKSLDLTIDLSVALLGTRSHRWSAYVEDGKIKVLNVEEAPSEFKVSSGDHMLAQL, encoded by the exons ATGGCGTCAAGGCCAATTAAGCTATCATCCATGCTCAAACCTCTCATTGGAGAGCTTAAATTTGCTGCATCTAGGGCTTTTGCTTCCATTTCTGTCGGATCTGACATCGTATCTTCCGCACCCAATGTTTCTCTCGCTAAAGCTCGCACCTATGATGAGGGAGTCTCTTCCAAATTCGCTACTACTCCTTTGCAGGACATTTTTAAG GGGAAGAAAGTTGTCATCTTCGGTTTACCT GGTGCATTTACTGGAGTTTGTTCCGCTCAGCATGTTCCAAGTTACAAGAGTAACATCGACAAATTTAAGGCAAAAGGGATTGAATCCGTAGTTTGTGTTTCTGTAAATGATCCTTATGTGATGCACGGATGGGCCGAGAAACTTGAAGCTAAAGAGGCT ATTGAATTTTACGGGGATTTTGATGCTAGTTTCCACAAGAGCTTGGACCTAACAATCGACCTCTCCGTAGCTTTGCTTGGAACTCGCTCTCACAG ATGGTCAGCTTATGTGGAGGATGGCAAAATCAAGGTTCTGAACGTGGAAGAAGCCCCATCTGAGTTCAAAGTCTCCAGTGGCGATCATATGCTAGCTCAGCTCTGA